A genomic region of Miscanthus floridulus cultivar M001 chromosome 3, ASM1932011v1, whole genome shotgun sequence contains the following coding sequences:
- the LOC136542623 gene encoding AP-4 complex subunit mu-like isoform X1, giving the protein MISQFFVLSQRGDHIVFRDYRGEVPKGSAEIFFRKVKFWNDDEAEEAPPVFNVDGINYIHVKVAGLFFVVTTMVNVSPSLLLELLQRIARVTKDYLGVLNEDSLRKNFILVYELLDEVIDFGYPQTTSTEVLKSYIFNEPIMVDAGRLPPLGPAAMFMQGTKRMPGTAVTKSVVATEPGGKKREEIFVDIIERISVTFSSSGYILTCEIDGTIQMKSYLTGNPEIRLALNEDLSIGRTGSSYDYRSSSGGGTVILDDCNFHESVHLDSFDIDRTLTLIPHDGEFAVMNYRMTQEFKPPFRVTALIEEAGPSRAEVLLKIRADFSANATANTITVQMPVPSYTMRASFELEAGAVGQTTDFKEGSRRLEWNLKKIVGGSEHTLRAKLTFSQESHGNITKEAGPVNMNFTIPMYNASKLQVRYLQIAKKSKAYNPYRWVRYVTQANSYVARL; this is encoded by the exons ATGATCTCGCAGTTCTTCGTGCTGTCGCAGCGCGGCGACCACATCGTCTTCCGCGACT ATCGCGGCGAGGTGCCCAAGGGCAGCGCGGAGATCTTCTTCCGGAAGGTGAAGTTCTGGAACGACGACGAGGCAGAGGAGGCGCCCCCCGTCTTC AATGTTGATGGGATTAATTATATTCATGTCAAGGTCGCCGGACTATTTTTTGTGGTAACCACAATGGTTAATGTTTCCCCATCCCTTCTCTTGGAACTTCTTCAAAGGATTGCACGTGTTACAAAAGATTATCTCGGCGTTCTTAATGAAGATTCACTGCGGAAGAATTTTATTTTGGTGTATGAATTGCTTGATGAAGTCATT GACTTTGGATACCCACAAACAACCTCTACTGAGGTTCTGAAGTCGTACATATTCAATGAACCCATTATGGTTGATGCTGGAAGGCTGCCACCGCTTGGTCCTGCTGCTATGTTCATG CAAGGCACAAAGCGTATGCCTGGTACAGCTGTTACAAAATCTGTGGTTGCTACTGAGCCAGGGGGGAAGAAGAGGgaggaaatttttgttgatatCATTGAGAGGATAAGTGTGACATTCAGTTCAAGT GGCTATATACTTACATGTGAGATTGACGGAACAATTCAAATGAAAAGTTACCTCACTGGTAATCCCGAAATCCGTCTTGCTCTCAATGAGGATTTGAGCATTGGAAGAACTGGATCTTCATATG ATTACAGAAGTTCTTCTGGAGGAGGAACAGTCATTCTTGATGATTGCAACTTCCATGAGTCAGTACATCTGGACAGTTTTGACATTGACAGAACTTTGACTCTA ATACCACATGATGGAGAATTTGCTGTAATGAACTACCGGATGACCCAAGAATTTAAGCCGCCGTTCCGTGTAACCGCTCTAATTGAAGAAGCTGGACCATCGAGG GCTGAAGTTCTACTGAAAATAAGAGCAGACTTCTCCGCAAATGCCACTGCTAACACAATCACAGTACAAATGCCAGTGCCATCATACACAATGAG AGCGAGTTTTGAGTTGGAAGCTGGAGCAGTTGGACAGACAACCGATTTCAAGGAAGGATCCAGGAGACTTGAGTGGAATCTCAAGAAG ATTGTTGGTGGTTCTGAGCACACCCTTCGTGCAAAGCTGACATTTTCTCAGGAGTCACATG GAAATATCACAAAGGAAGCTGGCCCAGTGAATATGAATTTCACTATACCGATGTACAATGCATCAAAGTTGCAG GTCAGGTATCTTCAGATAGCAAAGAAATCAAAGGCATACAACCCTTACAGATGGGTGCGATATGTAACACAAGCTAACTCCTACGTAGCTCGTCTATGA
- the LOC136542623 gene encoding AP-4 complex subunit mu-like isoform X2, with translation MVNVSPSLLLELLQRIARVTKDYLGVLNEDSLRKNFILVYELLDEVIDFGYPQTTSTEVLKSYIFNEPIMVDAGRLPPLGPAAMFMQGTKRMPGTAVTKSVVATEPGGKKREEIFVDIIERISVTFSSSGYILTCEIDGTIQMKSYLTGNPEIRLALNEDLSIGRTGSSYDYRSSSGGGTVILDDCNFHESVHLDSFDIDRTLTLIPHDGEFAVMNYRMTQEFKPPFRVTALIEEAGPSRAEVLLKIRADFSANATANTITVQMPVPSYTMRASFELEAGAVGQTTDFKEGSRRLEWNLKKIVGGSEHTLRAKLTFSQESHGNITKEAGPVNMNFTIPMYNASKLQVRYLQIAKKSKAYNPYRWVRYVTQANSYVARL, from the exons ATGGTTAATGTTTCCCCATCCCTTCTCTTGGAACTTCTTCAAAGGATTGCACGTGTTACAAAAGATTATCTCGGCGTTCTTAATGAAGATTCACTGCGGAAGAATTTTATTTTGGTGTATGAATTGCTTGATGAAGTCATT GACTTTGGATACCCACAAACAACCTCTACTGAGGTTCTGAAGTCGTACATATTCAATGAACCCATTATGGTTGATGCTGGAAGGCTGCCACCGCTTGGTCCTGCTGCTATGTTCATG CAAGGCACAAAGCGTATGCCTGGTACAGCTGTTACAAAATCTGTGGTTGCTACTGAGCCAGGGGGGAAGAAGAGGgaggaaatttttgttgatatCATTGAGAGGATAAGTGTGACATTCAGTTCAAGT GGCTATATACTTACATGTGAGATTGACGGAACAATTCAAATGAAAAGTTACCTCACTGGTAATCCCGAAATCCGTCTTGCTCTCAATGAGGATTTGAGCATTGGAAGAACTGGATCTTCATATG ATTACAGAAGTTCTTCTGGAGGAGGAACAGTCATTCTTGATGATTGCAACTTCCATGAGTCAGTACATCTGGACAGTTTTGACATTGACAGAACTTTGACTCTA ATACCACATGATGGAGAATTTGCTGTAATGAACTACCGGATGACCCAAGAATTTAAGCCGCCGTTCCGTGTAACCGCTCTAATTGAAGAAGCTGGACCATCGAGG GCTGAAGTTCTACTGAAAATAAGAGCAGACTTCTCCGCAAATGCCACTGCTAACACAATCACAGTACAAATGCCAGTGCCATCATACACAATGAG AGCGAGTTTTGAGTTGGAAGCTGGAGCAGTTGGACAGACAACCGATTTCAAGGAAGGATCCAGGAGACTTGAGTGGAATCTCAAGAAG ATTGTTGGTGGTTCTGAGCACACCCTTCGTGCAAAGCTGACATTTTCTCAGGAGTCACATG GAAATATCACAAAGGAAGCTGGCCCAGTGAATATGAATTTCACTATACCGATGTACAATGCATCAAAGTTGCAG GTCAGGTATCTTCAGATAGCAAAGAAATCAAAGGCATACAACCCTTACAGATGGGTGCGATATGTAACACAAGCTAACTCCTACGTAGCTCGTCTATGA